GCTGCCGGTGACTCTGGACGAAATGATCTATCACGGTCGAATCGTCATGCGGGCAGTTCGGCGAGCCTTGGTGGTCGTCGACATGCCGTTTATGTCGTATCAGGTCAGCACGGAAGAAGCCGTTCGCAACGCTGGTCGCATCATGAAGGAAACCGGGGCTGACGCGGTCAAGCTGGAAGGCGGCGCGATTCAGTTTGACACCATCCAGGCCATCATGCGTGCCGAAATTCCTGTGATGGCTCATGTCGGCATGAGACCTCAGGCCGTTCGACAATTGGGAGGCATGGGGAAAGTCCAACGCGACGAACAGCAGCTTCTGGAAGACGCTCAAGCCGCAGAAGCCGCCGGCGCGTTCTCCATTGTGCTGGAACTGGTTCCCGCCGACATTGCTGGCAGAATTACCAAGGCCGTGTCCATACCGACCATCGGTATTGGAGCCGGCCCGCATTGCAGCGGCCAGGTTCTGGTAGGGCCGGACATGCTGGGGCTGACACCGGACTTCAAACCGCGATTTCTGAAACATTACGCGAATTTGCGACAGGACGCTCTGGCCGCTGTCCGCCAGTACATCGGGGAAGTACAAAGTGGCGAATTTCCGGCCGATGAACACTGTCATTGATATTCGGTAAGCAACATGGAAGCTGTTATCGCGCTGCTCGCACTGACTCTGATGGAGATCGTGCTGGGCATCGACAACATTATCTTCATTACGATCCTGACCGACCGCCTGCCGGAAGATCAGCAGCCTTTGGCTCGACGACTGGGGCTGGGGCTGGCGATGCTTTCCCGCATCGCCTTGCTGTCTGTGATCAGCTACGTCATCCGGTTGAAGTCGGGCCTGATCACTCTGACGGCCCTTGGTATCCCGAGCGGCTGGTTGCAGGCGCTGGCGGGTGAAGACTGGACCGTGGTCAATGAAATTTCCGGTCGCGACATCATTCTGTTGCTGGGCGGGCTGTTTCTGATCCGGCACAGCGTGAAGGAAATTCACGAACAGCTCGAAGGTGATCCCGAGCACGACGCTCAACTGGCCGCCGGCCGTACCTTCGCCAGCGTGCTGATCAACATCACCGTGATGGACATCATCTTCTCGCTCGATTCCGTCATTACTGCCGTCGGGATGACAGAAAATCTGACCGTGATGATTACTGCCGTGGTGCTTTCCGTGATCGTCATGATGGCGTTTGCAGGCCGGATCAGCCGCTTCGTTAAGAAGCATCCGACTCTTAAGATGCTGGCTCTTAGTTTTCTGATTCTGATTGGAGTGATGCTCGTGGCAGAAGCAGCGGGGACTCACGTGAACAAAGGCTACATCTATTTTGCGATGGCGTTTTCACTGATGGTCGAAGCGCTGAATATTCGTCTGCGTTCGAAAAGTGACAGTGGTCCCCCGAACACCGAACAGGCGGCCTCCATTTCTTCTGACATTCCGTCCGCAGAGAACTCATGAGCGGCATGCCCACAATATCGGTGACGGAGCTGGTCACCGCGTTTAAGGAAATTGTCGAAAGCACGCTGCCGCCGGTTTGTGTAGAAGCCGAAATTTCTAATTGCAAACGTTCAGCGGCAGGTCACGTCTATCTGACGCTAAAGGATGAGAACTCCGAAATCGGAGCCGTCATCTGGCGGTCAACTGCTGAGCGGCTAAAGTTTCGTCCGAAAGACGGCCTGCAGGTATTGGCGACCGGTTCGCTGCAGGTGTATGTCGCTCGTGGCACCTGCCAGTTCATCATTACAAAGCTGCAGCCGCAGGGAGTCGGCGAACTGGAGTTGGCGTTACGTCAGCTGAAAGAAAAACTGGAATTAGAAGGCTTGTTCGCGCCGGAACGAAAGCGATCTTTGCCTCGCTTTCCCAGACGCATCGCACTGGTGACAAGCCCCACGTCGGCGGCGGTGAAGGACATGATCCAGGTGATGACACGGCGCTGGCCGTCGGTCAATCTGATCATTGTGCCGGTTCCTGTTCAGGGCGATCAGGCCGCGCCGCGGATTGCTGCCGGGCTACGGGCGGCTGCGAAAATTCCGGATGTGGATGTGATCATCACCGGTCGTGGGGGCGGAAGTTTGGAAGACCTGTGGCCGTTTAACGAAGAAGGTGTGGCTCGGGCGATTGCGGCGAGTCCAATTCCGGTGGTCAGTGCTGTCGGGCATGAGATCGACGTGTCGATTGCAGACCTCGTGGCGGATCGTCGAGCACTCACGCCCAGTGAAGCGGGCGAATTGGTGGTGCCGTCCGCCGATGAATTTCGCCAGGATCTGCGCAACACGGCGTCTCGCATTTACCGAGTACTCACGGGGCGCGTCGAACGTCTGCGGCTGACGCTGCAGGCGATCGAATCTCGCAGCATTTTCCAACGCCCCACAACTTTGATCGACGAACGTCGGCAACGCTGCGATGACCTTGGTGCATCCGCTGAGCGAGCGATGCGATTGAAGGTTGAGCGGTTGAATCAGCAGCTGGCCACAACGGCCGCCGCGCTGGACGCACTTAGTCCAATCAAAGTGCTGGCTCGCGGCTATTCGCTGACGACAAAAGCCGATGGCATACTGATTCGTTCAGTTGCGGATGTGGCTGAGGGAACCGAACTCGAAACTCGCCTGCCGGACGGAATGGTTCGTAGTGAGGTAATCGCGGTCGCGACGAGCGAACCTTGATCCCGACAAGCAAAGCGTTCTTTCAGTGACCCGCGACATCCGCCGCCGGGGCTCGCCGGATCAAAATTCGATTTCGTACAGCGTCGGCCAGTTTTTGCCTGTGACAAACAGTCGCTTACTGGCAGCGTCCCACGCAATGCCATTTAAGGCCGCTTCACGCGACAGACCTCGCGGGCGAAGAGGCTTTAATTCCAGCCAACCGATCACGCGACCGGTTTCGGGATCGATGCGGGCGATTCGATCGCTGTACCACACATTGGCAAAGATCTCACCGTTCACGAATTCCAGCTCATTCAGTTTCGAAACAGCTCGTCGACCATCGGTCACTCGCAGACGCCGCACCGCTTGAAACGTTTCGGGGTTAACGAAGCGCAGGATCGGTGAACCGTCGCTGATGATCAGATGAGTTCCGTCGTGAGTGATCCCCCAGCCTT
This DNA window, taken from Fuerstiella marisgermanici, encodes the following:
- the panB gene encoding 3-methyl-2-oxobutanoate hydroxymethyltransferase, whose product is MSDKPVRKVTVPRFLQAAEKGERLSMVTAYDHMWAGIMDEAGVDSILVGDSLSMVVQGHNSTLPVTLDEMIYHGRIVMRAVRRALVVVDMPFMSYQVSTEEAVRNAGRIMKETGADAVKLEGGAIQFDTIQAIMRAEIPVMAHVGMRPQAVRQLGGMGKVQRDEQQLLEDAQAAEAAGAFSIVLELVPADIAGRITKAVSIPTIGIGAGPHCSGQVLVGPDMLGLTPDFKPRFLKHYANLRQDALAAVRQYIGEVQSGEFPADEHCH
- a CDS encoding TerC family protein; protein product: MEAVIALLALTLMEIVLGIDNIIFITILTDRLPEDQQPLARRLGLGLAMLSRIALLSVISYVIRLKSGLITLTALGIPSGWLQALAGEDWTVVNEISGRDIILLLGGLFLIRHSVKEIHEQLEGDPEHDAQLAAGRTFASVLINITVMDIIFSLDSVITAVGMTENLTVMITAVVLSVIVMMAFAGRISRFVKKHPTLKMLALSFLILIGVMLVAEAAGTHVNKGYIYFAMAFSLMVEALNIRLRSKSDSGPPNTEQAASISSDIPSAENS
- the xseA gene encoding exodeoxyribonuclease VII large subunit codes for the protein MPTISVTELVTAFKEIVESTLPPVCVEAEISNCKRSAAGHVYLTLKDENSEIGAVIWRSTAERLKFRPKDGLQVLATGSLQVYVARGTCQFIITKLQPQGVGELELALRQLKEKLELEGLFAPERKRSLPRFPRRIALVTSPTSAAVKDMIQVMTRRWPSVNLIIVPVPVQGDQAAPRIAAGLRAAAKIPDVDVIITGRGGGSLEDLWPFNEEGVARAIAASPIPVVSAVGHEIDVSIADLVADRRALTPSEAGELVVPSADEFRQDLRNTASRIYRVLTGRVERLRLTLQAIESRSIFQRPTTLIDERRQRCDDLGASAERAMRLKVERLNQQLATTAAALDALSPIKVLARGYSLTTKADGILIRSVADVAEGTELETRLPDGMVRSEVIAVATSEP